From one Octopus bimaculoides isolate UCB-OBI-ISO-001 chromosome 1, ASM119413v2, whole genome shotgun sequence genomic stretch:
- the LOC106872282 gene encoding transformer-2 protein homolog beta: protein MSDKENERSRSASRESKISEKSHQSGSHKSEASRSYSRSPTPKSARSQRSASRSRSRSRSQSRSPSRSRSRSRSRSKHRHRRSYSRSSVKPYYFLHYFSFQDNPEPSRCLGVFGLSLYTQERDLREVFTRYGPVEDVQVVYDRQSGRSRGFAFVYFRATHNAMEAKDRCNGIEVDGRRIRVDYSITERAHTPTPGIYLGKPTSEGRGKRSPSPYYRRSGSRYSRSRSRSFSPRYEERNEMGW from the exons atgagtgaCAAGGAAAACGAG AGGAGCCGTTCAGCCTCCAGGGAatcaaaaatatctgaaaaatctCACCAATCTGGTTCTCATAAGTCGGAAGCCTCTCGCTCCTATTCAAGGTCTCCAACTCCAAAATCTGCTCGTTCTCAGAGATCTGCCTCCCGATCTCGTTCTCGATCAAGGTCCCAGTCGCGTTCACCATCTCGTTCCAGATCTAGATCAAGATCTCGATCAAAGCATAGACACAGGAGATCATACAGCAGATCAAG TGTGAAGCCATATTAT TTTCTTCACTATTTTTCCTTTCAGGACAACCCTGAGCCTTCACGGTGTCTTGGTGTTTTTGGTCTCAGTTTGTATACACAAGAAAGAGATCTCAGAGAGGTTTTTACTCGATATGGTCCAGTCGAAGATGTTCAGGTTGTCTATGACAGACag TCTGGCAGATCACGAGGCTTTGCCTTTGTGTATTTTAGAGCTACACACAATGCCATGGAG gCGAAAGATAGGTGCAACGGAATAGAAGTTGATGGTCGAAGAATAAGAGTTGACTATTCCATTACAGAAAGAGCTCATACTCCAACACCTGGTATTTACTTAGGGAAACCAACTTC AGAAGGCAGAGGTAAACGTTCTCCATCTCCTTACTATCGACGCAGTGGAAGTCGTTACTCTCGGTCCCGTTCCAGATCATTTTCTCCCC